One stretch of Natronobacterium gregoryi SP2 DNA includes these proteins:
- a CDS encoding glycine-rich protein, with amino-acid sequence MSDFSYTEPGYYSLDLSEYDDEQTIEIEVRGGAGEDAEYEHRLSNFGAASDGGGGGVITGTTTIGELPDEIDILVGEEGNNDPQYGDGGAGWEGDVDYHDGTDGYVNSGGGGGASEVFVDDRDEDENRLLVAGGGGGGTCHVEEGSSDALSDGAPGGYPEGENAESREELGEPEGGDQSSGGEVPNTGVSSAEASDGRWQDGGDGDTYRNCGIGAGGGGYYGGAGGYCHQDTRDIDEYDPAGAGGAGGSSHIKEEYFDDFTHSTGANSGDGSVYITIGNPSVSDLEVTFEGYEEVDIAWEDEDVEEIDIERDGSLIATVDGSNNSYTDTGLDGDTEYEYQVFAVQGDVRHESSDTIMATTGYLPDETTIDVTDRQITITSVEPTQDYEELRLYRNGDEIDSVEDASDYEYVDNGLLDGKHYKYDIVAVYRASEDERSEEGLTPLPAVEGVEVVDVDGRVATVEAVDPSNNASGYRLLLREDDDGEYEEDVDRDPVDEGETATFETSELLDGQLYGAVIETYTEDTEVRSDDD; translated from the coding sequence ATGTCGGATTTCTCCTATACTGAGCCCGGGTACTATTCGCTCGACCTTTCCGAGTACGATGACGAGCAGACGATCGAAATAGAGGTCCGCGGCGGAGCGGGTGAAGACGCCGAGTACGAGCATCGCCTCTCAAATTTCGGTGCCGCGTCGGACGGAGGAGGCGGCGGAGTAATCACGGGTACGACGACCATCGGGGAACTCCCGGACGAAATTGACATTCTCGTCGGAGAGGAGGGCAACAATGACCCTCAATACGGCGATGGGGGAGCCGGTTGGGAAGGGGATGTAGACTATCACGACGGGACAGATGGATACGTTAACTCCGGCGGAGGAGGCGGAGCGTCCGAGGTTTTCGTCGATGACCGCGACGAGGACGAGAATAGATTGCTTGTCGCAGGCGGCGGAGGAGGCGGTACTTGTCACGTCGAGGAGGGGAGTTCAGACGCTCTAAGTGACGGCGCTCCCGGCGGGTATCCCGAAGGGGAAAACGCCGAGTCTCGAGAGGAGCTCGGCGAGCCCGAGGGTGGCGACCAATCCTCGGGTGGAGAAGTCCCCAATACCGGCGTTTCGAGCGCCGAAGCTTCGGACGGGCGTTGGCAAGACGGCGGTGACGGCGATACATACCGGAATTGTGGTATCGGAGCCGGAGGCGGCGGGTATTACGGCGGTGCCGGCGGGTACTGTCATCAAGACACGCGGGACATCGACGAATACGACCCGGCCGGTGCCGGCGGAGCCGGAGGGTCGTCACACATCAAAGAGGAGTACTTCGACGACTTCACACACTCGACGGGAGCGAACTCCGGCGACGGATCGGTATATATCACGATCGGCAATCCGTCGGTATCCGACCTCGAGGTGACGTTCGAGGGTTACGAGGAGGTTGATATCGCGTGGGAGGACGAGGACGTCGAGGAAATTGATATCGAACGCGACGGATCGCTTATCGCGACGGTCGACGGCTCGAACAACTCATATACTGATACTGGGCTCGACGGTGATACGGAGTACGAGTATCAGGTTTTCGCGGTTCAGGGTGACGTGCGTCACGAATCGTCGGATACGATCATGGCGACGACCGGTTACCTTCCGGACGAGACCACGATCGACGTCACGGACCGACAGATAACGATAACGTCGGTCGAGCCGACGCAGGATTACGAGGAGCTCCGCCTCTATCGAAACGGCGATGAAATCGACTCGGTCGAGGACGCGTCCGACTATGAGTACGTCGATAACGGCCTCCTCGATGGAAAACACTACAAGTATGATATCGTCGCCGTGTACAGGGCGAGCGAGGACGAGCGATCCGAGGAGGGACTGACGCCGCTCCCGGCGGTCGAGGGCGTCGAGGTCGTCGACGTCGACGGGAGGGTCGCGACGGTCGAGGCGGTCGACCCGTCGAATAACGCGTCCGGGTACCGACTCCTCCTCCGCGAGGACGATGACGGCGAGTACGAGGAGGACGTCGACCGCGACCCGGTCGACGAGGGAGAGACGGCGACTTTCGAGACGTCGGAGCTCCTCGACGGACAGCTGTACGGCGCCGTGATAGAGACTTATACCGAGGATACGGAGGTGCGATCCGACGATGACTGA